Proteins encoded by one window of Teretinema zuelzerae:
- a CDS encoding sensor histidine kinase — MQKNLRIWTKIFFIVLIALVPTLVITVYSVTSARYASISKKEQFLDNLCEGFINEQRLICRSAKELLQAVSQTRAVGRADYATLDVYFKSLMKIYPDYAVLLAADEAGSVVASGVGKTGYSLSDREYFSDALRRREFTASSFLYSKSTGAPSIIYSLPAEIASGASLVLIAAYDLSYYNTELSLQRIPDDGTILEIFDAHGRRLFSSSGMNSDKPGDFVLSELQALSSIGERAETRTIQIGGEKYLASSQTLSDSGQKFTVTVRIPYDVVLYEAGVPIARVLILMLFACIAAFAVCIQMARRLFVDRIIRLTEFSKSLADGDLAVRSGMNRAHDEITDLMIAFNRMAASLEDRTRDSERILEEKENLLLELKKRVADNLQLLSSIVHLQQIHATDEPVKKALQTTHSRIMALSMVYETLFRFSDVESIVMQEYCTGLCDYLVSLYSEIGSKVQCSVSGIDISLSIERALPLALVINELVSNSLLHAFGIGDEGFIDIEFLDAAQGMAVLSIIDNGRGFDESVRKGDSLGYEMIEALVSQLNGSLLIDRCDSGSRVRVFFPLA, encoded by the coding sequence GTGCAAAAAAACCTGAGAATCTGGACAAAGATCTTCTTCATAGTTCTCATTGCGCTTGTTCCAACGCTGGTGATAACCGTGTATTCCGTCACATCGGCGCGCTATGCTTCCATTTCCAAAAAAGAACAGTTTTTAGACAATTTGTGCGAAGGATTTATCAACGAGCAGCGTTTGATCTGCCGCTCCGCGAAAGAATTGCTGCAAGCGGTATCACAGACCCGGGCAGTCGGTCGCGCGGATTATGCTACGTTGGACGTTTATTTCAAGAGCTTGATGAAAATTTATCCTGATTACGCGGTTTTGCTTGCAGCCGACGAAGCAGGCTCTGTCGTCGCATCCGGAGTGGGCAAAACAGGCTATTCGCTGTCCGACCGCGAGTATTTCAGCGATGCTTTGCGGCGCAGGGAATTTACGGCGAGTTCTTTTCTTTACAGCAAATCGACCGGCGCCCCGTCTATAATCTATTCGCTTCCGGCAGAGATCGCTTCCGGCGCATCCCTTGTCCTTATCGCCGCCTACGACCTCTCGTATTACAACACGGAGCTGTCTCTCCAGCGCATTCCCGACGACGGTACGATTCTTGAAATATTCGACGCTCACGGGAGACGCCTGTTCTCTTCCAGCGGTATGAATTCCGACAAGCCGGGCGATTTCGTTCTTTCCGAGCTGCAGGCGCTTTCATCGATCGGGGAACGGGCGGAAACGCGCACTATTCAGATAGGCGGAGAAAAATACCTGGCGTCGTCTCAAACCCTTTCAGATTCCGGCCAGAAATTCACCGTAACCGTCCGGATTCCGTACGACGTCGTGCTGTACGAGGCCGGGGTTCCGATAGCGCGCGTGCTGATTTTAATGTTATTCGCCTGTATCGCTGCTTTTGCCGTGTGCATTCAGATGGCGAGGCGTCTCTTCGTCGACCGAATAATCCGGCTCACCGAGTTTTCCAAAAGTTTGGCCGACGGAGACCTTGCCGTGCGATCCGGCATGAACCGCGCCCATGACGAAATCACCGACTTGATGATCGCCTTCAACCGCATGGCCGCATCTCTTGAAGACCGGACGCGGGATTCGGAACGGATTCTTGAAGAAAAGGAAAACCTTCTTCTGGAATTGAAAAAACGGGTGGCGGACAATCTTCAGCTGTTGTCGAGCATCGTGCATCTCCAGCAGATCCACGCAACGGATGAGCCGGTGAAAAAAGCGCTCCAAACGACGCATTCGCGCATAATGGCTCTTTCCATGGTGTATGAAACGCTTTTCCGATTTTCGGATGTCGAGTCCATCGTCATGCAGGAATACTGCACCGGCTTGTGCGATTATCTGGTATCGCTCTATTCGGAGATCGGCTCGAAGGTGCAGTGTTCAGTGTCGGGAATCGATATTTCGCTTTCCATCGAGAGGGCCCTTCCTCTGGCGTTGGTAATAAACGAGCTGGTGTCGAACAGCCTTCTTCATGCCTTCGGCATCGGAGATGAAGGCTTCATCGATATTGAATTTCTCGACGCGGCGCAGGGCATGGCAGTTTTGTCGATCATCGATAACGGACGCGGCTTCGACGAATCCGTCCGAAAGGGAGACTCTCTCGGCTACGAGATGATCGAGGCTCTGGTTTCGCAGTTGAACGGCTCTCTCTTGATAGACCGCTGCGATTCAGGCTCGCGGGTCCGGGTTTTCTTTCCGTTAGCGTGA